A window from Triticum aestivum cultivar Chinese Spring chromosome 6D, IWGSC CS RefSeq v2.1, whole genome shotgun sequence encodes these proteins:
- the LOC123144140 gene encoding probable LRR receptor-like serine/threonine-protein kinase At5g45780: MARLTFAAGAGAVVVVATAWLLASAGVAAGDPPLSPKGLNYEVAALMAVKSRMRDEKGVMAGWDINSVDPCTWSMVACSPDGFVVSLQMANNGLAGALSPSIGNLSYLQTMLLQNNRISGEIPPEIGKLANLKALDLSGNQFIGEIPNSLGQLTQLNYLRLDKNNLSGQIPIDVAKLPGLTFLDISFNNLSGTVPKIYAHDYSLVGNKFLCNSSILHGCTHLNGGTNDTVSRPSNKTKNHHQLALAISLSVTCATIFVLFFVCWLNYCRWRLPFASSDQDLEMELGHLKHFSFHGLQSATDNFNSKNILGQGGFGVVYKGCLRNGTLVAVKRLKDPDVTGEVQFQTELELIGLAVHRNLLRLYGFCMTSKERLLVYPYMPNGSVADRLREYHHGKPCLDWSKRMQIAIGAARGLLYLHEQCNPKIIHRDVKAANILLDGSFEAVVGDFGLAKLLDRQDSHVTTAVRGTVGHIAPEYLSTGQSSEKTDVYGFGILLLELITGPKTLSNGHGQSQKGMIIDWVRELNEEKKLDKLVDRDLKDSFDVAELECAVGVILECTLTNPILRPKMSEVLQALESNVTLAENGVDLNREALLPYGGSCSFSVRHEDPHDSSSFIIEPIELSGPR; this comes from the exons ATGGCGAGACTAACCTTCGCCGCCGGCGCTGGCGCCGTGGTGGTGGTAGCCACCGCGTGGCTCCTCGCCTCTGCTGGCGTAGCGGCCGGGGACCCGCCGCTCTCACCCAAAGGTCTCAACTATGAAG TGGCGGCGCTGATGGCGGTGAAGAGCCGGATGCGGGACGAGAAGGGGGTGATGGCCGGGTGGGACATCAACTCCGTCGACCCCTGCACCTGGTCAATGGTCGCCTGCTCCCCCGACGGATTCGTCGTCTCGCT GCAGATGGCTAACAACGGATTGGCGGGGGCTCTGTCGCCGAGCATCGGGAACCTCAGTTACCTGCAGACAAT GTTACTACAGAATAACAGAATATCTGGTGAAATTCCTCCAGAGATAGGGAAGCTGGCCAATCTGAAAGCTCTTGATCTTTCAGGTAACCAGTTTATTGGTGAAATCCCGAATTCACTGGGGCAGCTGACTCAACTAAATTATTT GCGCCTTGATAAGAATAACTTGTCTGGACAGATCCCTATAGATGTTGCGAAGCTTCCAGGTCTCACATTCCT TGACATATCATTCAACAATTTAAGTGGTACAGTTCCAAAAATCTATGCACATGACTACAG TCTCGTGGGAAACAAGTTCCTTTGCAATTCCTCAATTCTACATGGCTGCACACATCTTAATGGAGGAACTAACG ATACAGTGTCTAGACCGTCAAATAAAACGAAGAACCATCATCAATTAGCATTGGCAATTTCCTTAAGTGTCACCTGTGCCACAATCTTTGTCCTGTTCTTTGTATGCTGGCTAAACTACTGCAGATGGCGTTTGCCTTTTGCTTCTTCTG ATCAAGATCTTGAAATGGAACTGGGTCATCTGAAGCATTTTTCATTTCACGGCCTGCAAAGTGCAACAGACAATTTTAACTCAAAGAATATATTAGGCCAAGGCGGTTTTGGTGTTGTTTATAAAGGCTGTCTCAGAAATGGAACTTTAGTGGCAGTCAAGAGGTTAAAAGATCCCGATGTTACTGGTGAAGTCCAATTCCAGACAGAACTTGAGTTGATTGGCCTAGCTGTGCACAGGAACCTTTTGCGCTTGTATGGATTTTGCATGACCTCGAAAGAAAGGTTGCTCGTATATCCATATATGCCAAATGGCAGTGTTGCTGACCGCTTGAGAG AGTATCATCATGGAAAACCTTGTCTTGATTGGAGTAAACGTATGCAAATTGCTATTGGGGCTGCCAGAGGACTACTATATCTTCATGAACAATGCAATCCTAAGATCATTCACAGGGATGTCAAAGCGGCAAACATATTGCTTGATGGAAGTTTTGAAGCAGTCGTTGGGGATTTTGGATTGGCAAAACTACTTGACCGACAAGATTCGCATGTTACTACTGCAGTTCGGGGAACTGTTGGTCATATTGCTCCAGAGTATCTCTCAACAGGGCAGTCTTCAGAAAAGACCGACGTTTATGGGTTTGGTATTCTACTGTTGGAACTGATCACTGGACCTAAAACCTTGAGCAACGGACATGGTCAGTCCCAGAAGGGGATGATTATAGATTGG GTTAGAGAACTCAATGAGGAAAAGAAACTGGACAAACTAGTGGACAGGGATCTCAAAGATTCGTTCGATGTAGCCGAGCTAGAGTGTGCAGTAGGCGTGATTCTCGAATGTACCCTCACCAACCCTATTCTGCGGCCCAAGATGTCAGAAGTTCTCCAGGCCCTTGAATCTAATGTGACGCTGGCAGAGAATGGTGTGGACTTGAATAGAGAAGCGCTGCTGCCTTATGGAGGCTCTTGCAGTTTCTCTGTGAGACATGAGGATCCTCACGACTCATCGTCCTTCATAATAGAGCCAATTGAGCTATCCGGTCCTAGATGA